The following proteins come from a genomic window of Neptunomonas concharum:
- the nusG gene encoding transcription termination/antitermination protein NusG: MAKNWYVVHAHSNYEKRVKGSLEERIALAGLEDMFGDILVPTEEVVEIREGKKRKSERKFYPGYVFVEMEMTDETWHLVKHTDRVLGFIGGTADKPAPMTAREAEDMKSRVESGGDKPKPKTVFEPGEMVRVSDGPFADFNGVVEEVDYDKNRLKVAVLIFGRSTPVELEFGQVEKA; encoded by the coding sequence GTGGCTAAAAATTGGTATGTTGTTCATGCTCATTCTAACTATGAGAAGCGTGTTAAAGGTTCGCTGGAAGAGCGTATAGCGTTAGCGGGTCTTGAGGATATGTTTGGCGATATTCTTGTGCCTACTGAAGAAGTGGTTGAGATTCGCGAAGGTAAAAAGCGTAAGTCTGAGCGTAAGTTTTATCCGGGTTATGTTTTTGTTGAAATGGAAATGACGGATGAGACGTGGCATTTGGTTAAGCATACAGACCGCGTTCTAGGTTTTATTGGCGGTACGGCGGATAAGCCGGCGCCGATGACCGCTCGTGAGGCTGAAGATATGAAGTCTCGCGTTGAAAGTGGCGGTGATAAGCCTAAGCCTAAAACGGTATTTGAGCCTGGTGAAATGGTTCGTGTTTCAGATGGTCCTTTTGCTGACTTTAATGGTGTGGTTGAAGAGGTTGACTACGATAAGAATCGCCTTAAGGTTGCGGTTTTGATTTTTGGTCGCTCTACGCCGGTAGAGTTGGAGTTTGGTCAGGTCGAAAAGGCCTAA
- the secE gene encoding preprotein translocase subunit SecE — MNSKETTEVSKFDAIKWLVVILLVAVGVVGNSMYAEQSLLYRVIGLLVLALVAGFVALQTAKGKAFFTLFKEAKNEVRKVVWPTRQETLQTTAMVVVVVLLIGLFLWGLDSLLGWMVSSVIG; from the coding sequence GTGAATTCAAAAGAGACAACTGAAGTATCTAAGTTTGACGCTATAAAGTGGTTGGTAGTTATTCTGCTGGTTGCTGTAGGTGTTGTTGGTAACTCGATGTATGCGGAGCAGTCTTTGCTGTATCGTGTTATTGGGTTGCTGGTGCTGGCTTTGGTGGCTGGTTTTGTTGCATTGCAGACGGCTAAGGGTAAGGCGTTTTTCACTCTTTTTAAAGAGGCGAAAAATGAAGTGCGTAAGGTGGTTTGGCCTACGCGCCAGGAAACGCTTCAGACTACGGCGATGGTTGTGGTTGTTGTGTTGTTAATCGGCTTGTTTTTGTGGGGGCTTGACTCATTATTGGGTTGGATGGTCTCTAGTGTGATTGGTTAG